In Rouxiella sp. WC2420, the following proteins share a genomic window:
- the gltB gene encoding glutamate synthase large subunit, whose amino-acid sequence MLYDASHEKDNCGFGLIAHIEGEPSHKVVRTAIHGLARMQHRGAILSDGKTGDGCGLSLQKPDRFFRMIAEERGWRLAKNYAVGMIFLNNDDELAAESRRIIEEEILNETLSVVGWRDVPTNPDVLGSIALSSMPRIEQIFINAPAGWRPRDMERRLYMARRRIEKRISETETPDKEFYICSFSNAVNIYKGLCMPIDLPRFYLDLADLRLESAICLFHQRFSTNTVPRWPLAQPFRYLAHNGEINTITGNRQWARARAYKFKTPLIPDLQDASPFVNETGSDSSSLDNMLELFLAGGMDLLRAMRLLVPPAWQQNPDMDQDLRSFFDFNSMHMEPWDGPAGIVMSDGRYAACNLDRNGLRPARYVITKDKLITCASEVGIWDYQPDEVVEKGRVGPGELMVIDTRSGKIHHSAETDNDLKGRHPYKQWMEKNVQRLVPFEDLPDDQVGKRELDDSLLETYQKQFGYSSEELDSILRVLGENGQEAVGSMGDDTPFAVLSSRPRIIYDYFRQQFAQVTNPPIDPLREAHVMSLATSIGREMNVFCEAEGQAHRLSFKSPILLYSDFTQLTTLDSKYYRAETLDLTYDPAEMDMEQFVKQLCDEGERKVREGAVLLVLSDRNIAQNRLPLPAPMAVGALQYRLVEKSLRCDANIIVETASARDPHHFAVLLGFGATAVYPYLAYETLAKMVDANVIDKNYREVMLNYRNGINKGLYKIMSKMGISTIASYRCARLFEAVGLHKELSNFCFPGVVSRIGGASYSDFQMDLQNLSKRAWLKRKTLDNGGLLKYMHDGEYHAYNPDVVQTLQTAVNSGDYDDYKKYAKLVNERPASMLRDMLKITPKGAPIPVDQVEPAEGLFTRFDSAAMSIGALSPEAHESLAEAMNSIGGRSNSGEGGEDPARYGTNKVSRIKQVASGRFGVTPAYLVNADVIQIKVAQGAKPGEGGQLPGDKVTPYIAKLRYSVPGVTLISPPPHHDIYSIEDLAQLIFDLKQVNPKAMISVKLVSEPGVGTIATGVAKAYADLITISGYDGGTGASPLSSVKYAGSPWELGLVETQQALVANGLRHKIRLQVDGGLKTGADIIKAAILGAESFGFGTGPMVALGCKYLRICHLNNCATGVATQDEKLRRNHYHGLPERVVNYFKFITQETREIMAELGVSQLVDLIGRTDLLVELDGFTAKQNKLDLSPLLVTATPHPGKAVYCTESNPAFDKGQLNKDILEQAAPHIEAKQSKAFYFDIRNTDRSVGALLSGAIAEKHGDQGMSADPVRINFNGTAGQSFGVWNAGGVDLMLTGDANDYVGKGMAGGRIAIRPPIGSAFRSHEASIVGNTCLYGATGGKMFAAGRAGERFAVRNSGAITVVEGIGDNGCEYMTGGIVCVLGRTGVNFGAGMTGGFAYVLDEDGEFRKRVNPELVEVLEVEDLAIHEEHLRGLITEHVQLTASTRGEEILANWPEWAPKFALVKPKSSDVKALLGHRSRSAAELRVQAQ is encoded by the coding sequence ATGTTATATGATGCATCCCATGAGAAGGATAACTGTGGCTTTGGCCTGATCGCCCATATTGAAGGCGAACCTAGCCATAAGGTCGTCCGCACGGCCATTCACGGCCTGGCACGTATGCAACACCGTGGCGCAATTCTTTCTGACGGAAAGACTGGCGACGGTTGTGGTCTGTCATTACAAAAACCGGATCGTTTCTTCCGGATGATCGCCGAAGAGCGCGGCTGGCGCCTGGCGAAAAACTATGCCGTTGGCATGATCTTCCTCAATAACGATGATGAGCTCGCAGCCGAAAGCCGCCGCATCATCGAAGAAGAAATTCTGAATGAAACGCTGTCGGTTGTAGGCTGGCGTGATGTCCCGACGAACCCTGACGTTCTCGGCTCGATCGCACTGTCTTCAATGCCGCGCATCGAACAGATTTTTATCAACGCGCCTGCCGGTTGGCGTCCGCGTGATATGGAGCGTCGCCTGTACATGGCGCGCCGCCGCATTGAAAAACGCATTAGCGAAACTGAGACCCCAGATAAAGAGTTCTATATCTGTAGCTTCTCCAATGCGGTGAATATCTATAAAGGCCTGTGCATGCCGATAGACTTGCCGCGCTTTTATCTTGACCTGGCAGACCTGCGTCTGGAATCGGCCATTTGCCTGTTCCACCAGCGTTTCTCTACCAACACCGTTCCACGCTGGCCGCTGGCCCAGCCGTTCCGCTATCTGGCGCACAACGGCGAAATCAATACCATTACGGGTAACCGTCAATGGGCGCGCGCCCGTGCTTACAAATTCAAAACCCCGTTGATCCCCGATCTGCAGGATGCGTCTCCGTTTGTCAATGAAACGGGTTCCGACTCCAGTTCATTAGATAACATGCTGGAACTGTTCCTCGCCGGTGGTATGGACCTGCTGCGCGCCATGCGTTTGCTGGTACCGCCAGCCTGGCAGCAGAACCCGGATATGGATCAGGATCTGCGTTCATTCTTCGACTTCAACTCCATGCATATGGAGCCGTGGGACGGCCCTGCAGGCATCGTAATGTCCGACGGTCGTTATGCAGCCTGTAACCTTGACCGTAACGGCCTGCGCCCTGCGCGCTATGTTATCACCAAGGACAAGCTAATTACCTGCGCCTCTGAAGTCGGTATCTGGGATTACCAGCCGGATGAAGTGGTTGAAAAAGGCCGCGTTGGACCTGGCGAGCTGATGGTTATCGACACCCGCAGCGGCAAGATTCACCATTCTGCAGAAACGGACAACGATCTGAAAGGTCGTCACCCTTACAAGCAGTGGATGGAAAAAAACGTTCAGCGTCTGGTGCCGTTCGAAGATTTGCCTGACGATCAGGTAGGCAAGCGCGAGCTTGATGACTCACTGCTGGAAACTTATCAGAAGCAGTTTGGCTACAGCAGCGAAGAGCTGGACTCCATCCTGCGCGTGCTGGGTGAGAATGGTCAGGAAGCGGTCGGATCCATGGGCGATGATACGCCTTTCGCCGTGCTGTCCAGTCGTCCGCGCATCATTTATGACTATTTCCGTCAGCAGTTTGCGCAGGTTACCAACCCGCCAATCGACCCGCTGCGTGAAGCGCACGTCATGTCACTGGCGACCAGCATTGGCCGCGAGATGAACGTGTTCTGCGAAGCCGAAGGTCAGGCACACCGTCTGAGCTTTAAATCGCCGATCCTGCTTTACTCCGACTTTACTCAGTTAACCACGCTCGACAGCAAGTACTACCGCGCCGAGACTCTGGATTTGACTTACGATCCAGCCGAAATGGATATGGAGCAGTTTGTTAAGCAATTGTGTGACGAAGGCGAGCGCAAAGTGCGTGAGGGTGCCGTATTGCTGGTGCTGTCCGACCGTAATATTGCCCAGAACCGTTTGCCGCTGCCTGCGCCAATGGCCGTGGGTGCGCTGCAATACCGTCTGGTCGAGAAGAGCCTGCGTTGCGACGCCAACATCATTGTTGAAACCGCCAGCGCCCGCGATCCGCACCATTTTGCCGTGTTGCTCGGCTTCGGTGCGACCGCCGTTTATCCCTATCTGGCCTATGAAACACTGGCCAAGATGGTTGACGCAAACGTCATCGATAAAAATTATCGTGAAGTGATGCTGAACTACCGTAACGGCATCAACAAAGGCCTGTACAAGATCATGTCCAAAATGGGCATTTCGACCATCGCCTCGTATCGCTGCGCACGCTTGTTTGAAGCCGTGGGTCTGCATAAAGAGTTGAGCAACTTCTGCTTCCCTGGCGTTGTCAGCCGTATCGGCGGTGCCAGCTACAGTGATTTCCAGATGGACCTGCAAAATCTGTCCAAACGCGCCTGGCTGAAACGCAAGACGCTGGACAATGGCGGTCTGTTGAAATACATGCATGACGGCGAATATCACGCTTATAACCCTGACGTAGTGCAGACTCTGCAAACGGCAGTGAACAGCGGCGATTACGACGACTATAAAAAGTATGCCAAGCTGGTCAACGAACGTCCGGCCTCCATGCTGCGTGACATGCTGAAAATCACGCCGAAAGGCGCGCCAATTCCTGTCGATCAGGTTGAGCCGGCTGAAGGTCTGTTTACCCGTTTCGACTCGGCGGCGATGTCTATCGGTGCTCTGAGCCCTGAAGCCCACGAATCACTGGCTGAAGCGATGAACAGCATCGGCGGTCGTTCCAACTCGGGCGAAGGCGGCGAAGATCCGGCACGTTACGGAACAAATAAAGTATCGCGCATCAAGCAGGTTGCTTCGGGCCGCTTTGGCGTGACCCCGGCATATCTGGTCAATGCTGACGTTATTCAGATCAAAGTTGCGCAAGGTGCAAAACCGGGCGAAGGCGGTCAGTTGCCGGGTGATAAAGTTACCCCTTATATCGCCAAGTTGCGTTATTCCGTACCAGGCGTGACGCTGATTTCACCTCCGCCGCACCACGATATCTACTCAATCGAGGACTTGGCACAGCTGATTTTCGACCTGAAACAGGTGAACCCGAAGGCGATGATTTCCGTCAAACTGGTTTCTGAACCAGGCGTTGGCACCATCGCGACCGGTGTGGCGAAAGCCTATGCTGATTTGATCACCATTTCCGGCTACGACGGCGGTACCGGTGCAAGCCCGCTGTCCTCGGTGAAATATGCAGGCAGCCCTTGGGAGTTGGGTCTGGTTGAGACTCAACAGGCGCTGGTTGCCAACGGCCTGCGTCACAAGATCCGTCTGCAGGTTGATGGCGGTCTGAAAACCGGTGCCGACATAATTAAAGCCGCAATCCTCGGTGCGGAAAGCTTCGGCTTCGGTACAGGCCCGATGGTGGCTCTGGGTTGTAAATACCTGCGTATTTGTCATCTGAACAACTGCGCAACCGGTGTGGCAACCCAGGACGAAAAACTGCGCCGCAACCATTATCACGGCTTGCCTGAGCGCGTAGTGAACTACTTCAAGTTCATTACACAGGAAACCCGCGAAATCATGGCCGAGCTGGGTGTCAGCCAGCTGGTAGACTTGATTGGTCGTACTGATTTACTGGTCGAGCTGGACGGTTTTACTGCGAAACAGAACAAGCTGGACTTGTCTCCTCTGCTGGTTACCGCGACCCCGCATCCGGGCAAGGCGGTGTACTGCACCGAGAGCAACCCAGCCTTTGATAAAGGTCAGTTGAACAAAGATATTCTGGAGCAGGCTGCACCGCACATTGAAGCGAAGCAGAGCAAGGCGTTCTACTTTGATATTCGCAACACCGACCGTTCTGTTGGCGCGCTGCTTTCTGGCGCTATCGCCGAGAAGCACGGCGATCAGGGAATGTCGGCAGATCCAGTGCGCATCAACTTCAACGGCACGGCTGGCCAGAGCTTCGGCGTCTGGAACGCAGGCGGCGTTGACCTGATGCTGACCGGCGATGCGAACGACTATGTGGGTAAAGGCATGGCCGGCGGGCGTATTGCAATCCGTCCTCCAATTGGATCGGCATTCCGCAGTCACGAAGCCAGCATTGTCGGCAATACCTGCCTGTATGGTGCAACCGGCGGCAAGATGTTTGCAGCGGGTCGTGCAGGTGAGCGTTTTGCAGTGCGTAACTCCGGCGCTATCACCGTGGTTGAAGGTATCGGCGATAACGGCTGTGAATACATGACGGGCGGCATCGTCTGCGTTCTGGGTCGTACCGGCGTGAACTTCGGTGCAGGCATGACCGGCGGTTTCGCTTACGTTCTCGATGAAGACGGCGAGTTCCGCAAGCGCGTTAACCCTGAGCTGGTCGAAGTGCTCGAGGTTGAAGATTTGGCAATCCATGAAGAACACTTGCGTGGTTTGATTACCGAACACGTACAGTTGACCGCGTCGACCCGTGGTGAAGAGATTTTGGCGAACTGGCCTGAATGGGCGCCTAAATTTGCCCTGGTAAAACCAAAGTCCAGTGATGTTAAAGCATTGTTGGGTCACCGTAGTCGTTCCGCAGCCGAGCTGCGGGTTCAAGCGCAGTAA
- a CDS encoding glutamate synthase small subunit: MSQNVYQFVDLQRVDPPKKPLKIRKIEFVEIYEPFSATQAASQADRCLSCGNPYCEWKCPVHNYIPNWLKLANEGRIMEAADLAHQTNSLPEVCGRVCPQDRLCEGSCTLNDEFGAVTIGNIERYINDKAIEMGWRPDMSHVHPTGKRVAIIGAGPAGLACADVLTRNGVKAVVYDRHPEIGGLLTFGIPSFKLEKSVMTTRREIFTEMGIEFQLNTEVGRDVTMDALLEEYDAVFLGVGTYQSMRGGLENEDAPGVYDALPFLIANTKQLMKFEAQPDEPYVSMEHKRVVVLGGGDTAMDCVRTSIRQGATEVTCAYRRDEENMPGSRREVKNAREEGVEFKFNLQPLSIELNDSGRVSGVRMARTELGAPDAQGRRRAEIVAGSEHVMDADAVVMAFGFRPHKMEWLAAHDVELDNQGRILAPEGSENAFQTSNPKIFAGGDAVRGSDLVVTAIAEGRKAADGIMCFLEV; encoded by the coding sequence ATGAGTCAAAACGTTTATCAATTTGTCGACTTACAGCGCGTTGATCCGCCAAAGAAACCGCTTAAGATCCGTAAAATTGAGTTTGTCGAAATTTATGAGCCGTTCTCGGCAACCCAGGCTGCATCACAGGCGGACCGCTGTCTGTCTTGTGGTAACCCTTATTGCGAGTGGAAGTGCCCGGTCCATAACTACATCCCTAACTGGCTGAAGCTGGCCAATGAGGGGCGTATCATGGAAGCGGCAGATCTTGCGCATCAGACTAACAGTCTGCCAGAAGTCTGCGGGCGCGTTTGTCCGCAGGATCGCCTATGCGAAGGTTCATGTACGCTGAACGACGAATTTGGAGCCGTCACCATCGGTAATATTGAGCGCTATATCAATGATAAAGCGATCGAGATGGGCTGGCGTCCTGATATGTCTCATGTGCACCCTACCGGTAAACGTGTAGCGATTATCGGTGCAGGTCCGGCAGGTTTGGCCTGTGCCGACGTGCTGACCCGTAACGGCGTCAAGGCAGTAGTTTACGATCGCCATCCTGAAATCGGTGGGCTGCTGACCTTCGGCATTCCTTCGTTCAAGCTGGAAAAATCAGTGATGACCACGCGGCGCGAAATATTCACCGAAATGGGTATCGAGTTCCAACTCAATACTGAAGTCGGCAGAGACGTGACCATGGATGCACTGCTGGAAGAATACGACGCCGTATTCTTGGGCGTGGGGACTTATCAGTCTATGCGCGGTGGATTGGAGAATGAAGATGCGCCGGGTGTGTACGACGCTCTGCCATTCCTGATTGCCAATACTAAACAGCTGATGAAATTTGAAGCCCAGCCAGACGAGCCATACGTCAGCATGGAGCACAAACGCGTGGTAGTTCTGGGCGGTGGCGATACCGCGATGGACTGCGTGCGTACCTCGATTCGCCAAGGTGCGACCGAAGTAACCTGTGCTTATCGTCGTGATGAAGAAAACATGCCAGGCTCACGCCGCGAAGTGAAAAATGCCCGCGAAGAAGGCGTTGAATTCAAATTCAACCTGCAACCGCTGAGCATTGAGCTGAACGACTCTGGCCGCGTGTCGGGTGTTCGCATGGCGCGTACCGAACTGGGTGCTCCAGATGCTCAGGGCCGTCGCCGTGCTGAAATCGTTGCTGGTTCTGAGCATGTAATGGATGCCGATGCCGTTGTAATGGCGTTTGGCTTCCGTCCACACAAGATGGAATGGCTGGCCGCTCACGACGTTGAGCTGGATAATCAGGGCCGTATTTTGGCACCAGAAGGCAGCGAAAACGCCTTCCAGACCAGCAACCCGAAAATCTTCGCTGGTGGCGATGCGGTTCGTGGTTCAGACCTGGTAGTCACAGCGATCGCAGAAGGCCGTAAAGCCGCTGACGGTATTATGTGCTTCCTGGAAGTCTAA
- the sspB gene encoding ClpXP protease specificity-enhancing factor, with amino-acid sequence MEMTEMSPRRPFLLRAFYDWLLDNQLTPHLVVDVTQPGVSVPMEFARDGQIVLNIAPRAVGSLELGNADVRFNARFGGVPREVFVPIAAVLAIYARENGAGTMFEPEPGLDGEGEFEHLEEQNTEPTMSVIDGDLPDNAEDGDDEPPTPPRGGRPSLRVVK; translated from the coding sequence ATGGAGATGACAGAGATGTCTCCTCGCCGTCCCTTCCTGCTGCGTGCGTTCTATGACTGGTTGCTCGACAACCAGTTAACGCCGCATCTGGTGGTCGATGTCACCCAGCCGGGTGTGAGTGTGCCGATGGAATTTGCTCGTGATGGGCAAATTGTTCTCAATATTGCGCCGCGTGCGGTTGGCAGCCTTGAACTTGGCAACGCCGATGTCCGTTTTAATGCACGTTTTGGTGGCGTTCCGCGCGAGGTTTTCGTACCTATCGCTGCGGTATTGGCTATCTACGCGCGCGAGAACGGCGCAGGCACTATGTTTGAACCTGAGCCGGGTCTTGATGGCGAGGGTGAATTCGAGCACCTTGAAGAGCAAAATACTGAACCGACTATGTCAGTGATCGACGGCGATCTGCCCGATAACGCTGAAGACGGTGATGATGAGCCGCCAACGCCGCCACGCGGTGGGCGTCCATCGCTGCGCGTCGTTAAATAA
- the sspA gene encoding stringent starvation protein SspA, with protein sequence MAVAANKRSVMTLFSGPTDIFSHQVRIVLAEKGVSVEIEQVEMDHLPQDLIDLNPYRTVPTLVDRELTLFESRIIMEYLDERFPHPPLMPVYPVARGESRLMMHRIENDWYSLLRQIEQGSAAEADAARKQLREELLAIAPIFSYMPYFKSEEFSLVDCYLAPLLWRLPELGIELSGAGSKELKVYMTRVFERDAFLASLTEPEREMRLNGGRG encoded by the coding sequence ATGGCTGTCGCTGCCAACAAACGTTCGGTAATGACGCTGTTTTCTGGCCCGACCGACATTTTTAGCCATCAAGTACGTATCGTACTGGCGGAAAAAGGTGTCAGTGTCGAGATAGAGCAGGTAGAAATGGATCACCTGCCACAGGATCTTATTGACCTCAACCCGTACCGCACTGTGCCTACGTTGGTCGATCGTGAGCTGACCCTTTTCGAATCCCGCATCATCATGGAATACCTTGATGAGCGTTTCCCGCACCCACCGCTGATGCCGGTTTATCCGGTTGCCCGTGGTGAGAGCCGTCTGATGATGCACCGCATCGAAAACGACTGGTATTCTCTGCTGCGTCAAATCGAGCAGGGTTCTGCTGCCGAAGCCGATGCAGCTCGCAAGCAACTGCGTGAAGAGCTGCTGGCTATCGCGCCAATCTTCTCTTACATGCCTTACTTTAAGAGCGAAGAGTTTAGCCTGGTCGATTGCTACCTGGCTCCGCTGCTTTGGCGTTTGCCAGAGTTGGGCATTGAGTTGTCTGGTGCCGGTTCTAAAGAGCTTAAGGTCTATATGACTCGCGTATTCGAGCGTGATGCATTCCTGGCGTCTTTGACTGAGCCAGAGCGTGAAATGCGTCTGAACGGTGGCCGGGGTTAA
- the rpsI gene encoding 30S ribosomal protein S9: MAENQYYGTGRRKSSAARVFIKPGSGNIVINQRSLEQYFGRETARMVVRQPLELVDMVTKFDLYITVKGGGISGQAGAIRHGITRALMEYDETLRGELRKAGFVTRDARQVERKKVGLRKARRRPQFSKR, from the coding sequence ATGGCTGAAAATCAATACTACGGCACTGGTCGCCGCAAAAGCTCCGCAGCTCGCGTTTTCATCAAACCGGGTAGCGGTAACATCGTAATCAACCAGCGTAGCCTGGAACAGTACTTTGGTCGTGAAACTGCCCGCATGGTAGTTCGTCAACCTCTGGAACTGGTCGACATGGTTACCAAATTTGACCTGTACATCACTGTTAAAGGTGGTGGTATTTCTGGTCAGGCTGGTGCTATCCGTCACGGTATCACCCGTGCACTGATGGAATATGACGAAACTCTGCGTGGCGAACTGCGTAAAGCAGGCTTCGTTACTCGCGATGCTCGTCAGGTTGAACGTAAGAAAGTCGGTCTGCGTAAAGCACGTCGTCGTCCTCAGTTCTCCAAGCGTTAA
- the rplM gene encoding 50S ribosomal protein L13, with the protein MKTFTAKPETVQRDWFVVDASGKTLGRLATELARRLRGKHKAEYTPHVDTGDYIIVLNAEKVAVTGNKRNDKIYYHHTGHIGGIKQATFEEMIARRPERVIELAVKGMLPKGPLGRAMYRKLKVYAGNEHTHAAQQPQVLDI; encoded by the coding sequence ATGAAAACTTTTACAGCTAAACCGGAAACAGTACAGCGTGACTGGTTCGTAGTTGACGCAAGCGGCAAGACCTTAGGTCGCCTGGCCACTGAACTGGCTCGCCGTCTGCGTGGCAAGCATAAAGCGGAATACACTCCGCACGTTGATACTGGTGATTACATCATCGTTCTGAACGCAGAAAAAGTTGCTGTAACCGGCAACAAGCGTAACGACAAGATTTATTACCATCACACCGGCCACATCGGTGGTATCAAACAAGCGACCTTTGAAGAGATGATTGCTCGCCGTCCTGAGCGTGTGATTGAGCTCGCGGTTAAAGGCATGCTGCCGAAGGGTCCGTTGGGTCGTGCAATGTACCGTAAACTTAAAGTTTACGCGGGCAATGAGCACACTCATGCGGCACAGCAACCGCAAGTTCTTGACATTTAA
- the zapE gene encoding cell division protein ZapE — protein sequence MQSKTPLTSYQTALDAGEFQPDAVQKQAVTRLDAIYQELVAKKPAELPESSGWLGKLFKKNSAKATIRPVQGLYMWGGVGRGKTWLMDMFFHSLPGDRKMRLHFHRFMLRVHEELTELQGHSDPLELIADRFKQETDVLCFDEFFVSDITDAMLLATLLQALFARGITLVATSNIPPDNLYRNGLQRARFLPAIALINEFCDVMNVDAGIDYRLRTLTQANLWLTPQAGQTLNDLAAPMQQMFGKLAGKSGEPAVLQVNHRPLKAISSADGVLAVDFHTLCEEARSQLDYIALSKLYHSVILHNVPVMNADQENAARRFLALVDEFYERHVKLVVSAEMPMYEIYRGERLKFEYQRCLSRLQEMQSEEYLAREHLP from the coding sequence ATGCAATCAAAAACACCGCTTACCTCTTATCAGACTGCACTTGATGCCGGAGAGTTCCAGCCGGATGCTGTACAAAAGCAGGCTGTGACTCGTCTTGACGCCATTTATCAGGAATTGGTAGCGAAAAAACCAGCAGAATTGCCCGAAAGCAGCGGCTGGTTAGGTAAGTTATTTAAAAAGAATTCGGCCAAGGCGACGATTCGCCCGGTGCAGGGTCTCTACATGTGGGGCGGAGTGGGGCGCGGTAAAACCTGGCTGATGGACATGTTTTTCCATAGCTTGCCGGGCGATCGTAAAATGCGGTTACACTTTCACCGCTTTATGCTGCGTGTGCATGAGGAGCTGACCGAGCTGCAAGGCCATTCAGATCCATTGGAACTGATTGCCGACCGTTTCAAACAGGAAACGGACGTGCTGTGCTTCGACGAATTCTTTGTTTCGGATATTACCGACGCGATGCTGCTGGCTACGCTTTTACAGGCGCTGTTCGCCCGGGGGATCACGTTGGTCGCAACCTCTAACATCCCACCGGATAATCTCTATCGCAATGGGCTGCAACGAGCGCGCTTCCTGCCTGCCATCGCGTTGATTAATGAATTCTGTGATGTGATGAACGTCGATGCCGGCATCGACTATCGGCTGCGGACGCTGACCCAGGCCAATCTTTGGCTGACACCGCAAGCAGGTCAGACGTTGAATGATCTTGCAGCCCCGATGCAGCAGATGTTTGGCAAGCTGGCGGGTAAATCTGGTGAACCAGCCGTTTTGCAGGTTAATCATCGCCCTCTCAAGGCTATTTCCTCTGCGGATGGCGTACTCGCGGTTGATTTCCATACCTTGTGTGAAGAAGCGCGCAGCCAGCTCGACTACATTGCGCTTTCAAAGCTCTATCACAGCGTGATATTGCATAATGTGCCGGTGATGAACGCCGATCAGGAAAATGCCGCACGTCGCTTCCTGGCGCTGGTGGACGAGTTTTACGAACGTCACGTCAAGCTGGTAGTTTCAGCAGAAATGCCAATGTACGAGATTTATCGTGGCGAGCGTCTGAAGTTCGAATATCAGCGCTGTTTGTCACGTTTGCAGGAAATGCAAAGTGAAGAATATCTTGCTCGCGAGCATCTCCCTTGA
- the zapG gene encoding Z-ring associated protein ZapG, producing the protein MTWEYALIGLVVGIVIGAVAMRFGNRKLRDQQVMQNEIDKSKAELEEYRQELVGHFARSAELLDNMATDYRQLYQHMAKSSNNLLPDQPVQDNPFNYRLTGSEADNDQAPVEMPRDYSDGASGLLRTGDRPIRK; encoded by the coding sequence ATGACTTGGGAGTACGCGCTCATTGGATTAGTGGTCGGTATCGTCATTGGGGCGGTAGCGATGCGCTTTGGCAATCGTAAATTACGCGATCAGCAAGTGATGCAAAACGAGATCGACAAGAGCAAGGCCGAGCTTGAAGAGTACCGCCAGGAGTTGGTGGGGCACTTTGCTCGCAGCGCCGAGCTGCTTGATAATATGGCGACAGACTATCGTCAGCTTTACCAGCACATGGCGAAAAGTTCCAACAACCTGTTACCAGACCAGCCTGTGCAGGACAATCCGTTCAACTATCGCCTGACCGGCTCTGAAGCCGATAACGATCAGGCTCCGGTTGAAATGCCTCGCGACTACTCCGACGGTGCTTCAGGCCTGCTGCGTACTGGCGATCGCCCAATCCGCAAATAA
- a CDS encoding Do family serine endopeptidase: protein MKKSFLLSALAISLGLSLSSFQIANAALPVAVEGQTLPSLAPMLQKVLPGVVSVQVSGTQPPSDQVPPQFKFFFGPDAPAQQQGGQKFEGLGSGVIIDAAKGYVLTNNHVVSNADKITVQINDGREYDAKLIGKDDQSDIAIIQLKDAKNLTQIPMADSDKLRVGDFAVAVGNPFGLGQTVTSGIISALGRSGLNLEGLENFIQTDASINRGNSGGALLNLNGELIGINTAILSSQGGSMGIGFAIPINMAKNLSKQLIESGQVKRGLLGIRGSEMTSDLAKAFKLDSQRGAFVNEVLPDSGAAKAGIKSGDVVVTLDGQALSSFAELRAKVGSLGPGAVVKLGVLRDGKAMDVNVTLGASPEVVVELAKINPALTGATLSNVDSKTGKGVQVDDVVKGSPADQVGFQAGDVIVAVNRGPIDNLDAFRKVLESKPDLIAISVMRKGQSIYLLMP from the coding sequence ATGAAAAAATCATTTCTACTCAGTGCACTGGCTATCAGCCTTGGATTAAGCCTCTCTTCTTTTCAGATAGCTAACGCTGCCCTGCCCGTTGCCGTTGAGGGACAAACTCTGCCCAGCCTGGCCCCAATGCTGCAAAAAGTGCTGCCGGGAGTGGTCAGCGTGCAAGTATCTGGTACCCAGCCGCCAAGCGATCAGGTACCACCACAGTTTAAATTCTTCTTTGGCCCGGATGCCCCCGCTCAGCAGCAGGGCGGCCAGAAATTTGAAGGCTTGGGATCGGGCGTGATTATCGACGCCGCCAAGGGCTATGTGCTGACCAATAATCACGTCGTCAGCAACGCCGACAAAATTACCGTACAAATTAATGATGGCCGTGAGTACGACGCCAAGTTGATTGGCAAAGATGACCAGTCCGACATCGCCATCATTCAGCTGAAAGACGCTAAAAACCTGACTCAAATCCCGATGGCAGACTCTGATAAACTGCGCGTTGGTGACTTCGCCGTGGCCGTTGGTAATCCTTTCGGATTGGGGCAAACCGTAACCTCAGGCATTATTTCTGCGCTGGGCCGCAGCGGTTTGAATCTCGAAGGTCTGGAAAACTTTATTCAGACCGATGCTTCAATTAACCGCGGCAACTCGGGTGGCGCGCTGCTTAACCTCAACGGCGAGCTGATTGGCATCAATACCGCCATCCTTTCATCTCAAGGTGGCAGCATGGGGATTGGCTTTGCTATCCCTATCAACATGGCCAAGAATCTCAGCAAGCAGCTGATTGAGTCTGGTCAGGTGAAGCGCGGTCTGCTGGGTATCCGCGGTAGCGAGATGACCTCGGACCTGGCCAAGGCATTCAAGCTCGACAGCCAGCGCGGTGCGTTCGTCAATGAAGTGTTACCAGATTCTGGCGCTGCCAAAGCCGGAATTAAATCCGGTGATGTGGTGGTGACTCTCGACGGCCAGGCTCTGAGCAGCTTTGCCGAGCTGCGCGCAAAAGTAGGATCCCTCGGCCCGGGTGCTGTTGTGAAGTTGGGTGTTCTGCGCGACGGCAAAGCAATGGACGTCAACGTTACCTTGGGCGCAAGTCCTGAAGTTGTCGTGGAATTGGCAAAAATCAATCCGGCGCTGACCGGTGCCACGCTAAGCAATGTTGATAGCAAAACGGGCAAAGGCGTGCAGGTTGATGATGTCGTCAAAGGTTCACCGGCGGATCAGGTTGGATTCCAGGCGGGTGACGTCATTGTGGCGGTCAATCGTGGACCAATCGACAACCTCGATGCTTTCCGTAAAGTTCTGGAAAGCAAACCGGACCTCATCGCCATTAGCGTGATGCGTAAAGGCCAGAGCATTTATTTGTTGATGCCGTAA